A genome region from Schistocerca nitens isolate TAMUIC-IGC-003100 chromosome 4, iqSchNite1.1, whole genome shotgun sequence includes the following:
- the LOC126252556 gene encoding TATA-binding protein-associated factor 2N-like, whose amino-acid sequence MKEDHGREKVGGGGEKVGGGGEKGGGGGEKGGGGGEKGGGGGEKGGGGGEKGGGGGEKGGGGGEKGGGWGEKGGGWGEKEGGGGEKGGGGGEKGGGGGEKGGGGGEKGGGGGGEKGGGGGGEKGGGGGGEKGGGGGGEKGGGGGEKGGGGGEAGRSVRKETKYIASRSLMDDETVRELQQDFVDNESGGCCIDDSYGDPDFVLEELCQTSSEYFSLSFR is encoded by the exons GCAGAGAGAAAGTGGGTGGTGGGGGAGAGAAAGTGGGTGGTGGGGGAGAGAAAGGGGGTGGTGGGGGAGAGAAAGGGGGTGGTGGGGGAGAGAAAGGGGGTGGTGGGGGAGAGAAAGGGGGTGGTGGGGGAGAGAAAGGGGGTGGTGGGGGAGAGAAAGGGGGTGGTGGGGGAGAGAAAGGGGGTGGTTGGGGAGAGAAAGGGGGTGGTTGGGGAGAGAAAGAGGGTGGTGGGGGAGAGAAAGGGGGTGGTGGGGGAGAGAAAGGGGGTGGTGGGGGAGAGAAAGGGGGTGGTGGGGGAgagaaaggtggtggtggtgggggagagaaaggtggtggtggtgggggagagaaaggtggtggtggtgggggagagaaaggtggtggtggtgggggagagaaagggggtggtgggggagagaaagggggtggtgggggagagg CTGGTCGTTCAGTACGTAAAGAAACGAAATACATAGCTTCTCGTTCTCTTATGGACGACGAAACTGTACGTGAATTGCAGCAAGATTTTGTTGATAACGAGAGTGGAGGTTGCTGTATCGACGACTCATATGGTGATCCTGACTTTGTGCTAGAAGAATTGTGTCAAACTTCAAGTGAATATTTCTCACTTTCATTTCGTTAA